From a single Aggregatilinea lenta genomic region:
- the minC gene encoding septum site-determining protein MinC → MDDSITLKGIKHGLLVTVKPDGKWSDVTSRLTTLIDAQGGFFKGAQVTLSLGPRPLRYQDLANVQKALAKRDVALLAVLTDSDETSGAAHKLGLKTDLSDVELQDNGVEALPLRPPPIDPEEHGTPGVLINRTVRNGRTVHSEGHVVVLGDVNAGAVITAGGDVVVWGKLRGTVHAGVYGNESAVVCALDLAPTQLRIAGYITISPEERRRKPKPEKALVRNNRIEAEAW, encoded by the coding sequence ATGGATGACTCCATAACCCTTAAGGGGATCAAGCACGGATTGCTGGTCACGGTCAAGCCTGACGGCAAATGGTCAGACGTGACCTCTCGGTTAACAACTTTGATCGATGCGCAGGGCGGATTTTTTAAAGGGGCCCAGGTCACGCTGTCCCTGGGGCCGCGCCCTCTGCGCTACCAGGATCTCGCCAACGTCCAGAAGGCGCTGGCCAAGCGCGATGTCGCGCTGCTGGCCGTGCTGACGGACAGCGACGAGACGAGCGGCGCGGCGCACAAGCTGGGCCTGAAGACCGACCTGTCGGATGTCGAGCTTCAGGATAACGGCGTCGAGGCGCTGCCGCTGCGGCCACCGCCGATCGATCCTGAAGAACACGGGACGCCGGGCGTGCTCATCAACCGCACGGTGCGCAACGGCAGGACGGTGCACAGCGAAGGGCACGTCGTGGTTCTGGGCGACGTCAACGCAGGCGCGGTGATTACTGCGGGGGGCGACGTCGTGGTCTGGGGCAAGCTGCGCGGCACGGTGCACGCCGGCGTCTATGGCAACGAGTCGGCGGTGGTATGTGCGCTCGATCTCGCGCCAACGCAGCTGCGCATCGCGGGCTATATTACGATTTCGCCGGAGGAGCGCCGTCGCAAGCCTAAGCCGGAAAAGGCGCTGGTGCGCAACAACCGGATCGAAGCCGAAGCGTGGTAG
- a CDS encoding FtsW/RodA/SpoVE family cell cycle protein, with translation MHTTQSKPTIWRDFDFVLLGLVLLLVIIGILMIRSATLDAVDTDLINRVPSQIQFMIIGTVVVFAIAAIDYRLLGSLHAFLYGFILFILGLVAGLGAVGAAGAQSWLNVGLQVQPSELGKLLLVITLGQFLADRYQQMDSLRTVILSGVHVAVPALMVFVQPDLGTTTVIVVVWFVMVWAAGLRLKHLALLIAVAVVAMPVLWLQMEPYQRDRITTFVASSETCYDDPELMRSGNCTFEDEDGNGVPDVKDARYNIDQALISIGSGGLMGQGYGNGSQTQGRFLRVRHTDFIYSVIAEEMGFLGAVAVISLMGLVILRCLRAARLAADPLGSLIAYGVAGMIFFQTIVSIGMNLSILPVTGLTLPFVSSGGSSLITMLIGIGLVESVVMRRRIREYV, from the coding sequence ATGCACACCACGCAAAGTAAGCCAACCATTTGGCGTGACTTCGATTTCGTCCTCCTGGGCCTCGTCCTGCTGCTGGTGATCATCGGCATCCTGATGATCCGCAGCGCGACGTTGGACGCGGTGGACACCGACCTGATCAACCGCGTCCCCAGCCAGATCCAGTTCATGATCATCGGCACGGTGGTGGTGTTCGCCATTGCCGCGATCGACTACCGGCTGCTGGGCAGCTTGCACGCCTTCCTGTACGGCTTCATCCTGTTCATCCTGGGCCTCGTCGCGGGGCTGGGCGCGGTCGGCGCGGCGGGCGCGCAGAGCTGGCTGAACGTCGGCTTGCAAGTGCAGCCCTCGGAGTTGGGCAAGCTGCTGCTGGTGATTACGCTCGGCCAGTTTCTCGCGGATCGTTACCAGCAGATGGACAGCCTGCGGACCGTGATCCTGTCGGGCGTGCACGTCGCCGTGCCCGCTCTGATGGTGTTCGTGCAGCCGGACCTGGGCACGACGACGGTGATCGTGGTGGTCTGGTTCGTGATGGTCTGGGCGGCAGGGCTGCGCCTGAAGCATCTGGCGCTGCTGATCGCGGTGGCGGTTGTGGCGATGCCCGTGCTCTGGCTGCAAATGGAGCCGTACCAGCGTGATCGCATCACAACGTTCGTGGCGAGCAGCGAGACGTGTTACGACGATCCCGAACTGATGCGCAGCGGCAACTGTACCTTCGAGGACGAGGACGGCAACGGCGTGCCGGACGTGAAGGACGCGCGGTATAACATCGACCAGGCGCTGATCAGCATCGGCTCCGGCGGGCTGATGGGCCAGGGCTACGGCAATGGCTCGCAGACGCAGGGGCGCTTCCTGCGCGTGCGGCACACCGACTTCATTTACAGCGTCATTGCAGAGGAAATGGGCTTTCTGGGCGCGGTCGCCGTGATCAGCCTGATGGGGCTGGTAATTCTGCGCTGCCTGCGCGCCGCACGGCTGGCCGCCGATCCGCTCGGCAGCCTGATCGCGTACGGCGTGGCGGGCATGATCTTCTTCCAGACGATAGTATCCATCGGCATGAACCTGAGCATCCTGCCGGTGACGGGCCTGACGCTGCCATTCGTGAGTTCGGGCGGGTCGTCGCTGATCACGATGCTGATCGGCATCGGGCTGGTGGAGAGCGTGGTCATGCGGCGGCGCATCCGCGAGTACGTGTAA
- the minE gene encoding cell division topological specificity factor MinE, with amino-acid sequence MASFFDRLFGRRVDEASADLARERLKLVLVTDRSDISPEHLAQMQDEIIEVIKRYLNVTEGQVHIKLEQRERKNYLVANIPLVRNNTAIVPDYVPAPVEAVPAPPTEPSSEPPAAEQPPEEDAAPTTPPASDTQPTKRRRSSSSRRTTTPPAEKPSEG; translated from the coding sequence ATGGCATCCTTCTTCGACCGACTGTTTGGGAGGCGCGTTGACGAGGCCAGCGCCGATCTGGCGCGCGAGCGGCTCAAGCTCGTTCTGGTTACCGACCGCAGCGATATCTCGCCGGAGCATCTCGCGCAGATGCAGGACGAGATCATCGAGGTGATCAAACGCTACCTTAACGTGACCGAGGGTCAGGTGCACATCAAGCTGGAACAGCGCGAGCGTAAGAACTATCTGGTCGCGAACATCCCACTGGTGCGTAACAACACCGCCATCGTGCCCGATTACGTGCCCGCTCCGGTCGAAGCGGTCCCCGCACCGCCGACAGAGCCAAGCTCTGAGCCGCCCGCAGCCGAACAGCCGCCCGAAGAGGATGCTGCCCCCACGACGCCTCCGGCTTCGGACACGCAGCCGACCAAGCGGCGGCGCAGCAGCAGCAGTCGCCGGACCACCACGCCGCCCGCCGAAAAACCCTCGGAAGGGTGA
- a CDS encoding PD-(D/E)XK nuclease superfamily protein encodes MPGRGRAVQSGQDMEFEVVQLAEALGLDARRQFRVGRRIWGAVRVIDVVARHPDTRQTLGIECKYQGSTGSAEEKIPSTVLDIEAWPIAGIIVFAGEGFSANMRSYLYSTGKAVDLDDLDMWLRLFFGLDLEGWS; translated from the coding sequence ATGCCGGGACGGGGACGTGCGGTCCAGAGCGGGCAAGACATGGAGTTCGAGGTCGTGCAGCTCGCGGAGGCGCTGGGCCTGGACGCGCGGCGGCAGTTCCGCGTGGGGCGGCGCATCTGGGGTGCGGTGCGTGTGATCGACGTGGTGGCGCGCCATCCCGACACACGCCAGACGCTCGGCATCGAGTGCAAATACCAGGGCAGCACGGGGTCCGCCGAGGAAAAGATTCCCTCGACGGTGCTCGACATCGAGGCGTGGCCGATCGCGGGGATCATCGTGTTTGCCGGGGAGGGCTTTTCGGCCAACATGCGTTCGTACCTGTACTCCACGGGCAAGGCCGTAGACCTGGACGACCTCGACATGTGGCTGCGGCTGTTTTTTGGCCTGGACCTGGAAGGATGGAGTTAG
- a CDS encoding DNA adenine methylase: protein MTDTSQPSLADAQPFLKWAGGKGQLLAQYDRFFPTDRGRAYFEPFAGSGAVFFELRKRDLFEQYALSDVNRELINCYKVVKKHVDELVEALRDHKAKHEQDAHEHYYKVRDLDRSPAWADASDVDRAARMIYLNKTCYNGLWRVNSKGQFNVPMGRYAKPDILSETRLRAASLALQDVDVNTRPFDAVLDRAQTGDFVYFDPPYDPLSSTANFTSYSADSFGQDDQWRLAETFRALAERGCTVMLSNSDTDFVRGLYEGFRVETVTARRAINSKGGKRGEITEVLVVNY, encoded by the coding sequence ATGACCGACACTTCACAGCCTTCTCTGGCCGACGCGCAGCCGTTCCTGAAATGGGCGGGCGGTAAGGGCCAGTTACTCGCGCAGTACGACCGCTTTTTCCCCACCGACCGGGGCCGCGCCTACTTCGAGCCGTTCGCGGGCAGCGGCGCGGTGTTCTTCGAGCTGCGCAAGCGCGATCTGTTCGAGCAGTACGCCCTCTCCGACGTGAACCGAGAGCTGATCAACTGCTACAAGGTGGTAAAAAAACACGTTGATGAACTGGTCGAGGCGCTGCGCGATCACAAAGCCAAACACGAGCAGGATGCGCACGAGCATTACTACAAGGTCCGCGACCTGGATCGCAGTCCGGCCTGGGCCGACGCCTCGGACGTGGATCGGGCGGCGCGCATGATCTACCTGAACAAGACCTGCTACAACGGCCTGTGGCGCGTCAACAGCAAGGGGCAGTTCAACGTGCCGATGGGGCGCTACGCCAAGCCGGACATCCTCAGCGAGACGCGGCTGCGCGCGGCGTCGTTGGCGCTGCAAGACGTGGACGTGAACACGCGCCCCTTCGATGCCGTGCTGGACCGCGCGCAGACGGGCGACTTCGTGTACTTCGACCCGCCCTACGACCCGCTCAGCAGCACGGCCAACTTCACCAGCTATTCGGCGGACTCGTTCGGGCAGGACGATCAGTGGCGGCTGGCGGAGACGTTTCGCGCGCTGGCGGAGCGCGGCTGCACGGTCATGCTGAGCAATTCCGACACGGACTTTGTGCGCGGACTCTACGAGGGCTTCCGCGTGGAGACGGTCACCGCCCGCCGCGCGATCAACTCGAAGGGCGGCAAACGCGGGGAGATCACCGAGGTGCTGGTGGTGAATTATTGA
- a CDS encoding penicillin-binding transpeptidase domain-containing protein, with protein MNRRILPFQGWRLLVFQAVVVFSLLVLVVRTGELQFVRGTQFIEDAEENRLQVSLIAAPRGAIYDRYRVPLAKNDPAYNVLITPADLPEEDAETLDVYNRLSALIDVPATRAAADAAGRTTERSIDEMVREGLGIAPFTPVVIATDVERTAAFRIMEQTQMMPGVEVQVASVREYPTGALTAHIIGYLGPIGPEEEQRLRELGYNPAFDRIGYAGIEAYMEDQLAGQRGTQTWVVDVAGQPLQLVEEQGFQAGESVQLTLDLELQKAAQDALTREINLVNKEANRVVTQQGVVIAMDPNNGEILAMVSWPSYDNTRFARNIDGDYYFNQFDDPLRPLVNHAISALYPPGSVWKLITSVGVVEEDVIDVNQPLFDPGRLVLPNAFAPFDEAAGQVFVCWKSDGHGEIALVDAIAQSCDVYFYQVGGGNPEVSTALLKEGGLGIFDLYRWATAFGIGSELGVELPGELAGRMPDSQWKRRNYGESWSTGDTYNAAFGQGYVTVSPLQLLFSSAAIINGGTLYEPHLVKNLQDANGNIIEEFQPEAIRTILKPTDGSEAVLLLQEDMLLNGPNSLACRCEEDSDTYDPALCTPDDYHSSTTNASGTGALETINYTVNVPFNYTFNGGVCDPLEYESINLNQDDEYTPPFAQTSTLELVRTGMRQAVTVGTASGADLTYVNVAGKTGTAEYCDDIAWAQGLCEAGSWPAHAWFVGYAPYENPEIAVIAFVYNGDEGSAVAAPIVNEVLDAYFKLKIQRGQQ; from the coding sequence TCGCGGCCCCGCGCGGCGCGATCTACGACCGCTACCGCGTGCCGCTGGCGAAGAACGACCCCGCGTATAATGTGCTGATCACCCCCGCCGACCTGCCCGAAGAGGACGCCGAAACGCTGGACGTGTACAACCGCCTCTCGGCGCTGATCGACGTGCCCGCGACGCGCGCCGCCGCCGACGCAGCGGGCCGCACCACCGAGCGCAGCATCGACGAGATGGTGCGCGAAGGCCTGGGTATCGCACCGTTTACGCCGGTGGTCATCGCCACGGATGTGGAGCGCACCGCGGCCTTTCGCATCATGGAGCAGACGCAGATGATGCCCGGCGTGGAGGTCCAGGTCGCGTCCGTGCGCGAATACCCGACCGGCGCGCTGACGGCGCACATCATCGGCTACCTGGGACCCATTGGCCCGGAGGAAGAACAGCGCCTGCGCGAGCTGGGCTATAACCCGGCCTTCGACCGCATCGGCTACGCGGGCATCGAAGCGTACATGGAGGATCAGCTTGCAGGCCAGCGCGGCACGCAGACGTGGGTCGTGGACGTGGCGGGCCAGCCGCTTCAGCTCGTCGAGGAGCAGGGGTTTCAGGCCGGGGAGAGCGTGCAGCTCACGCTGGACCTGGAACTGCAAAAGGCCGCCCAGGACGCGCTGACGCGCGAGATCAACCTCGTCAACAAGGAAGCCAACCGCGTCGTGACGCAGCAGGGCGTCGTCATCGCCATGGATCCCAACAATGGCGAAATTCTGGCGATGGTGAGCTGGCCGAGCTACGACAACACGCGCTTCGCGCGTAACATCGACGGCGATTACTATTTCAACCAGTTTGACGATCCGCTGCGCCCGCTAGTCAACCACGCGATCAGCGCGTTGTATCCGCCCGGCTCAGTGTGGAAGTTGATCACCTCGGTGGGCGTGGTCGAGGAAGACGTGATTGACGTGAACCAGCCACTGTTCGACCCCGGACGGCTGGTGCTGCCCAACGCTTTCGCGCCGTTCGATGAGGCGGCGGGGCAGGTCTTCGTGTGCTGGAAGAGTGACGGGCACGGCGAGATCGCGTTGGTGGATGCTATCGCCCAGAGTTGTGACGTGTACTTCTATCAGGTGGGCGGCGGCAATCCCGAAGTCAGCACCGCCCTTCTGAAGGAAGGCGGGTTGGGGATCTTCGACCTGTACCGCTGGGCGACTGCATTCGGCATCGGCTCCGAGCTGGGCGTCGAGCTGCCGGGCGAGCTGGCAGGCCGTATGCCGGACAGCCAGTGGAAGCGCCGTAACTATGGCGAAAGCTGGTCCACGGGCGACACGTACAACGCCGCGTTCGGCCAGGGCTACGTCACCGTATCGCCGCTGCAACTGCTGTTTTCCTCGGCGGCGATCATCAACGGCGGCACGCTCTACGAACCGCATCTGGTCAAGAACCTGCAGGACGCGAACGGGAACATCATCGAGGAGTTCCAGCCGGAGGCGATACGCACCATCCTCAAGCCGACCGACGGCAGCGAAGCCGTGCTGCTGCTGCAAGAGGACATGCTGCTCAACGGGCCGAACAGCCTCGCCTGCCGCTGCGAAGAGGACAGCGACACGTACGATCCCGCGCTGTGCACGCCCGACGACTACCACAGCAGCACCACGAATGCATCTGGCACGGGCGCGCTTGAGACGATCAACTATACGGTCAATGTGCCGTTCAACTATACGTTCAACGGCGGCGTCTGCGACCCGCTCGAATACGAGAGCATCAATCTGAACCAGGACGACGAGTATACGCCGCCTTTCGCGCAGACCTCGACGCTGGAACTGGTGCGCACCGGAATGCGCCAGGCCGTGACCGTCGGTACGGCCAGCGGCGCCGATCTGACCTACGTCAACGTGGCGGGCAAGACGGGCACGGCGGAGTACTGCGACGACATCGCCTGGGCGCAGGGCCTGTGCGAGGCCGGATCGTGGCCCGCACACGCGTGGTTCGTGGGCTACGCGCCGTACGAAAACCCGGAGATCGCGGTGATCGCGTTTGTGTACAACGGCGACGAAGGCTCGGCGGTGGCCGCGCCCATCGTCAACGAGGTGCTGGACGCCTACTTCAAGCTGAAGATCCAACGCGGCCAGCAGTAG
- a CDS encoding toll/interleukin-1 receptor domain-containing protein, with protein sequence MRIFISFIESDHVLAETLAEQLFQRSNIDNLEITGLDRKGIPGGSNWAVETENNIRQADIVLALLSLASVSSSLFQVEIDQAVAYGKPLFPVKIGDIKLLPHPLDRINYFELNVNEVRSFDELANGIKLVFSRKNSVDPLVQDFFTKIRVIEKKPLPDRIFIAYAHEQAVLARELAALLRSRNKSVFYDAHIRAGSSWRRTVQKALDDATHVVVIWTQDAAESDEIDLEITYARGEGKRIIPLLSPDIPKLPYHLYNLHYLILPIKLQDVEAELLAALAHNSLDEGIWQ encoded by the coding sequence ATGCGGATATTTATAAGTTTTATTGAATCTGATCACGTGCTAGCTGAAACGTTAGCTGAACAGCTCTTCCAACGGAGCAACATCGATAATTTAGAGATAACCGGACTGGATCGGAAAGGGATTCCGGGAGGGTCAAATTGGGCTGTCGAAACTGAGAATAATATTAGACAGGCGGATATAGTGCTGGCACTCCTTTCTTTGGCGAGTGTGTCATCGAGCTTGTTTCAAGTGGAGATAGATCAGGCCGTGGCATATGGAAAACCCTTATTCCCGGTAAAAATCGGCGATATAAAACTATTGCCACATCCACTAGACCGCATCAACTACTTTGAGCTTAATGTTAACGAGGTGCGGAGTTTTGATGAGTTAGCCAATGGAATAAAGCTTGTGTTTTCCAGAAAAAACTCTGTTGATCCACTTGTTCAAGATTTTTTCACAAAGATTCGAGTTATAGAAAAAAAACCTCTTCCTGATCGGATTTTTATTGCCTATGCACATGAGCAAGCTGTTTTGGCTCGTGAGCTTGCCGCTTTGCTTCGTAGCCGTAACAAATCAGTTTTCTATGATGCACATATTCGTGCAGGCTCAAGCTGGAGAAGAACGGTTCAAAAAGCTCTTGACGATGCTACACATGTGGTTGTTATCTGGACTCAAGACGCCGCCGAATCAGATGAAATAGATCTCGAAATTACGTATGCTCGTGGTGAAGGGAAACGTATAATTCCCTTACTCTCGCCTGATATTCCAAAATTGCCATATCATCTTTATAATTTGCATTACCTTATCCTGCCCATAAAATTACAGGATGTAGAAGCCGAACTGCTTGCGGCACTAGCCCACAACTCACTTGATGAGGGTATTTGGCAGTGA
- the minD gene encoding septum site-determining protein MinD codes for MSARVITVTSGKGGVGKTTATANLSVALASLNKKVICIDADIGLRNLDVVMGLENRIVYDLVDVVEGRCKLRQAMVKDKRLPDLYLLPAAQTRDKTAVSPEDMIALTDQLRSDYDFIMIDSPAGIEWGFRNALAPADEVVIITNPEVSAVRDADRIVGLIEAEESHVPVSLVLNRVKPDMIKRGDMLSVSDVLEILSIRLLGVIPEDEQILVSSNRGSPLTLNSQNSLAGTAFRNIARRINGEKVPLLELDPKGGVFKRLAKMFGASGSG; via the coding sequence ATGAGTGCCAGAGTCATCACCGTAACCTCCGGCAAGGGGGGGGTGGGCAAGACCACGGCCACAGCGAATCTGTCGGTGGCGCTGGCCAGCCTGAACAAAAAAGTGATTTGTATCGACGCCGACATCGGTCTGCGCAACCTCGACGTCGTCATGGGGCTTGAAAACCGCATCGTGTACGACCTTGTGGATGTGGTCGAGGGGCGCTGCAAGCTGCGTCAGGCGATGGTCAAAGATAAGCGTCTGCCCGATCTGTATTTGCTTCCAGCGGCGCAGACGCGCGACAAGACGGCGGTCAGTCCCGAAGATATGATCGCGCTGACCGATCAGCTCCGCTCGGATTACGACTTCATCATGATCGACAGCCCTGCCGGGATCGAATGGGGATTCCGTAACGCGCTGGCCCCTGCCGACGAGGTGGTGATCATCACCAACCCCGAAGTTTCGGCGGTGCGTGATGCCGACCGCATCGTCGGCTTGATTGAAGCCGAAGAATCGCACGTCCCCGTCAGCCTGGTGCTCAATCGCGTCAAGCCGGACATGATCAAGCGCGGCGATATGCTGTCCGTCAGCGACGTGCTGGAGATCCTGTCGATCCGGCTGCTGGGTGTCATCCCTGAAGACGAACAGATCCTCGTGTCGTCCAACCGGGGATCGCCCCTGACGCTGAACAGCCAGAACAGCCTGGCGGGCACGGCCTTCCGCAACATCGCGCGGCGCATCAATGGTGAAAAGGTACCCCTGCTGGAACTGGACCCAAAGGGCGGCGTATTCAAGCGGCTGGCAAAGATGTTCGGTGCATCCGGTTCCGGGTGA